The Culex pipiens pallens isolate TS chromosome 2, TS_CPP_V2, whole genome shotgun sequence DNA window ttattaaattcaaaaaactgttctttttgaatttcgtcggaaaatttcatgccaagatttatttcagatgatattaatttttgaagcattcacaactaggaatagatcttgtttttttgttgggcaacaaaaattacgatatcatgaaatgaaaataaactgtaaaaattttgataagctTTTTAAACGAACATTCCAgttaaatcatttgaaaattaagccaagatcaaaattattttttttatgttttgtttaccatgacgaaattggaagaaaatttaattggtATCGTTAAATGTCTCTAAGAGGATTTTTGCTAGAAGAATtaggttaatttgtttaaaagtgttcgagaaattgcagttgaaagtaaaaaaatgatagagcaCTAGAGCTACCAAGGGCATAAGGTTTAAATCTgaaactactactactactgaaCAACTATTTTCTCGATGAAAATTCTTTAAACCGAAGTTTTTCATTAGgccgaatcattaaaaaatcattaaaaaacaacttcgtattaTATATCATAAGTGCCCAAAAgatgcaaacatatttcaaatactcgctccaaacacttgaaaactttgagttgtgaatacataaaaattgtatttcaagTATAGCAGATTTttaagtggcagtgcgtggccgaatgggtacgctgtccgctttgtaagtggatgattctgggttcgattcccatctgctccaaccttccatcggatgaggaagtaaaatgtcggtcctggccttggttgttaggccgtaaagtcattccaggtgtaggagtcgtctccatgccataagtacaaacaacacaccaaaccaacctactccggtggaatcgctggcggcggttagactcgcaatccaaaggtcgtcagttcaaacactggggtggacggttccttggagtagaaagaggtttgggtgctttccccattcaagccttcggactcctaggttcgagcagaaacttgtaatagagaccacaaaagacccgggggtcgttaatgtggatggtttgatttttttttttgctgtagaaccaataacattatttttataaagttgCAATCCAGAAATTAATATTCGCCCTCGAAGCCCATTACTATACTTGAACAATTCCGCACCAAAAGCCATGTCTCCAGATTACGTAACTTACAACCATCGACATCATCCCGCAAAACATGCCAACGCTCGAACGATACCACAAACCGGTCCCACAAGCCAGCAAAGCGTCTTTCAAAGTCAAGTTCACAGCCTCCACGCCGGTTTGGCGCTGCTTTTCTTTGACGTAACTTCAACGAAAGTAAAAGTACTTCCAGCGATGGGAAATGTGGACCGCTGGTGGCACGATTTCCGTAGCCAGAGTAGGGCAACCGAAAGTGAGAGTGAATTTCTCTGCTGAAGGGGCTTTGGACGGGTTGAATGGAGGGTAAAATTGTTTGATTAGGTTTTCGTTGGATTTATTACGTATTATGTGTGGGCTCGATACCGACTAGGTGGTTGAAGCTTAATTTAAGACTTAACTAACAAATAGCCTAACCAATTTAATGGCCAATTTACTGCTGCGAAGATTGCGCCGCCAGGATTCGGAGCGCTTTCTCAATCAGCACTGGAATTGGTGGTGGCGTCGGCAGGTGATCACCCTGGGGCTGGAATCCGTTCTCGTCGGCCACGTACTGCAGCGAGATCTTGTTACCCTCGGGATCGGTGTACGAGAAGCGACCTTGGGCAACCTGCGGAACAAAACCGAACGATTAGTCACTTTCTTAAACACTTCCTCCGTAACGATGTTCCTACCTGAGCTTGTTCCTCGCCGAGGTTCTTCAGGGCTCCCTGCTCTTCGTGGGCGATTCCATTGGACGTTTCGTACGCGTACTGGTAAGATCCGTCAACGTTCACCTCGGCATCATGTCGCAGCACGGTGGCATCCTTATCGGCCAACACGGCACCGATCAGTCCCACAACCAGAACACAAACAATCTGCAATCAAAAACACGAACGAAAATTTGAGTCACAATTTCTGCACAAATCGTTCTTAGTCCATTCAGAACACTCTTCACTCTTACTCCCATCATTAATCGCACTCACTTGTTTCATTTTCACCGTGGATGTTTTAGAGATTTGATTctagaaacaaacaaaaaatcaagcaaCTAATCGAGAACGAAGAAGCCACACGAATCACACAGTATCCAATGCGTAGAGAGCAGCGTGTCTAACTGTCGATTTCCCCAAGAACAGACTATTTATATCGGAAGAAGCTTCGACACGAAGAAGTGGCTAGACAAAACGACATCTCgacgcctttttgaaaattttcggctGTTCGGGACTGTTTGTTTGCTCGTttgggtgctgctgctgctgatgcgaTATGGTTTTATCGGGAAAGACCTCGACGGGCGACAAGCGACGAAGCACGCGCTCGCTGAGAGAAGTAAGCGGGTTGGTGTTTTGTTAAACCGAGATGATGCTACCACGCGAATTCACCTACTttgtattttcatgtttttttttcagataaagAATAAATTAATTACTAAAGAAAAATTTATCATAAAGAAAAATTCGGCAAAGGTTTCTttcgatttttaataatttttattttatttttatctgcaaaaaagaaatttttgagaCTTTCACAGgaatgttttaagggacaaaaaccCGTAACTTCTGGCAATAGAGAATAACTAACTTAATCCAACTATGTGGTAGGTACCTTCCTTACTCTTAACTAAAAATGGATGAcacaaaatatcttaaaattatATTCATCTGAATAATTAAATCAATGGACTCTATCTAGATTGATTGATatgataaccaacagggccacaaggatgacctatgtagcagttgcctagaattacagtggctcagacttaaagggagcatcttcaaattactgccgtatgaagggccaaaagggggtggttggacgcgaacaagcaaaatcactcacggtgtcctcaggggaagagaatctccttccgacagtcacctccaataactccgaaaaaagtctgacaaagctgaaaaacagggctcgcaccctgttgggggcctaaaagggcgcggcagacagctggaGACTGACAGAGGTCAATAGATGTAGTAATTGGACAATCCTTAAGAATTGTACAATTAATAAACTATTTCCCCCTTGTGACGTACACACTacgaaaaaaacgtgtaattttgggtcaaattagatgcacataactggagcatcaaattACACGTAAAGCTGGGTCAAATTAAACGTAATGTTACACGACTCAATCAATATCGAtggtcgtgtaaaattac harbors:
- the LOC120419838 gene encoding endocuticle structural glycoprotein SgAbd-2-like, which gives rise to MKQIVCVLVVGLIGAVLADKDATVLRHDAEVNVDGSYQYAYETSNGIAHEEQGALKNLGEEQAQVAQGRFSYTDPEGNKISLQYVADENGFQPQGDHLPTPPPIPVLIEKALRILAAQSSQQ